GGATTTTGGCTGGAGGTGGAAGTTTGGAAGGAGTCCCCAGCACTTAGCTGGCAGCTGAAGCCTTGGAAGAGAGCACACCCAAGGGAAGAGTGCAGAGGGCTTGGTGATAAGTAGGTAGGGTTCAGGCCATGAATGGCCACTGTCATCTTGGGAGCTGCCACAACCCCTGAGCGGACTGGGGGCTCCACTGTGGGCCAGGCAGACATTGCAGGAGCAGCCAGGGGCTGCTTCAGCCCAGTGACCAGTGCACTTCCGTGGGGTCTTCTTTGAGTGACTTAGAATGGCCACTGAAGGCATAGGGGGCTGGCCGTGAAGGGAGGCCTCCTAGAAGCCAGTGCCCATGCTTTGGGTTAGTGGGAGCCAGAAAGAGGGCTACAGATAGGACAGGTCATCGTGGCTCCCAGGACCCGTAGCTGTGAGACTGAGGGGCAACTCCCTGACATTCGCACCTCATCCTACCAGATGGTGGCCGACATGAGGGAGAAGCGCTATGTGCAGGAGGGCATTGGCAGCAGCTACCTGTTCCGGGTGGACCACGACACCATCATTGATGCTACAAAGTGTGGCAACCTGGCGAGGTTCATCAACCACTGCTGCACGGTGTGCTGGGGGCCCGGCCAGGGTGGGTAGGGTCTGAGGGGGGTGGCCACCCAActcactctgccctcccctcctacagcccaACTGCTATGCCAAGGTGATCACCATTGAGTCCCAGAAGAAGATTGTGATTTACTCCAAGCAGCCCATTGGTGTCGATGAGGAGATCACCTATGACTATAAGTTCCCGCTGGAGGACAACAAGATCCCATGTCTGTGCGGCACTGAGAGTTGCCGTGGCTCCCTCAACTGAGGTGGGCAGGACTGGCGCCCACACCCCTATTTATTCCCCTTGGTGCCCTGAGCTCCCAGCCCGCCGacacctccccgcccccgccccccagccttaGTGGGCTCAGGAGGGCCCACATGCCCCCATCTCCAAATATGGAGTTGGGCCCTGAGTCCTGCAAGGGAGCCTCAGTCCTTGAGGCAATGTCTGCCTCCCCTGTcacccctgccaccaccctctaatttttttctttgcggAGAAGAAGCTGTAAATGTTTTGTAGCTGCCAGCAGCTGTTTCCTGTGGAAACCTGGGGTGCCAGCCTGTACAGATCCTGTTcttggggactgcacaccccccTTGCTTTGTGTTAATGGGGACTTCCCTTTTGTGCCCTGCGTGCACCCCTCCCCAGTTTAGGGGTCTCTAGGGGCAGTGGCCATGTTCTCCCCCTGAGGAGGGGGGCCCTGTGCCCCCCTCCTGGGGACTCTGTGCCTGGAACCCTGCCTCATCTTCTGTTCCTGCCAGACCCTGTGGGTCACCCTCCTACCCTGGTGTCTGGAAGCTCCAGCTGGGCCAGGCCAGGATGGTGGGGGGAGCGGGCCCTTCCTGTTGGGCTGGACTGTATATATGTTAATAGCACAAACCCAATGCCACATTTTTATAATTGTGATTAAACTTTATTGTACAAAAGTGCTTGGTCAGTATCTTTGGGAAATAGGATGGGATGAGGGTCAAGGACAGAGGGTAGGGCAAATGGAGAGGGGGACTGAAGTTTTGGGTGGGTACAGAGGCTTTCGGGCAAGAGCCCAGACCCACAGACTCAGCCACCATTGCTCTGGGCCACCTGACAGACTGGAACAGCCACCTAGAATCCCCCAGTGAGCCCAGCCAGACCTGGCCAAGGTCAGGCCTATCTTCCCAGGGGGCCTCctgagcaagagaaaaggactgATGCAGTAGAAGTGAGATCACCCTGCCTGCTCCATCTCTATCCCACCAAAGCCCCTCAGTGCTCACCCTGCCGGTTTTGGTGTCCCCGTCCCTTTTCCCCAAGTTCTTTGCTGAAACCAGATGTCAGTGGAGCACACTGGCCACCAGGGGGAGCCCTGTGGCaagagtgggagaggaggggtggaggtTGGGCCGGTCTGTTCCTGGaatgggcaggaggaggagcaagcGGAAGGGGACAACTGTGTGTCGCTGGCCGGAAAtgagacagagacagaccagCTCCTCTGGTGGCTAATTTGGGCACCCTGGGACTGTGGTTGCAGGTAGGCAGAGGTGATACCAGCGGTCCCttgccccagctccagccctgcccaccttcctctccccttcctccccaactccctgccacccaccctgtgtgtgtgtgtgtgtgtgtgtgtttgtgggcgcGAGTGCGCGCACCTTTGTCCCAGAACCTCCCCTTCCACCTCAGACACTGAACCCTTTTTGCAAGCCCTGACCTTATCTCAGTAACTGTAGTGGGCAGGGTCAAAGGACAGGTAGCCTGGCTGCTGCACCCACCAGGAACAGTTGTCCCCAGCAGTGGTCACTGCTTTAGTCCACTAGGTTAGAGGCCCCTTTAAGGAATAACAGGTGGGCTGCCCTGCCCGTGCTGAGGCAGGTAGCAGCAGGCAGCTCAGGTGAACCAGTGTCTCTTCCTAGCAGGACATGGCAGACTTTGCACAGGCCCAGAAGCTGGTATACCTGGTCACAGGTGGCTGTGGCTTCCTGGGGGAGCATGTGGTTCGAATGCTGCTGCAGCGGGAACCCCGGCTCCGTGAGCTGCGAATCTTTGACCTGCACCTGGGTTCCTGGCTGGAGGAGCTGAAGACAGGTGATCGCGGTGGGGATTTGGGGGGAGGATGTGGACTCCCTTCATGGTGATGGAAAAGATGATGCCTCTTTTTGTTGTCTATTGCACATGGGTGGGGTGAATGAGTCACACTGGGAACATGTGGTTCCCAAGAGTGTAGGCTGAACCAAGCAGCTGACTGGTGGCCCCAGCTCTGACATTGCTTCTGGCTGCCCCTACCCCATACCCCCCATACCAGGCACAGTGCAAGTGACTGCTATCCAGGGGGATGTGACCCAGGCTGACGAGGTGGCAGCGGCTATGGCTGGAGCCCATGTGGTCATCCACACAGCTGGGCTGGTAGACGTGTTTGGGAGGGCCAGTCCCGAGACCATCCATGAGGTCAACGTGCAGGGTGAGATACTCCCCCACTGTTCTAATAACGCACTTAACACTTCTGGCACATGGCCTGACCTTGACTGTGTCCCGCCCCCCTCCCTTGGACCCTGACCTCTGTGATTCTCTTGTGTCAGTCTGTCCTGTGTGCCAGCCTGCGGTGGTTTTCCCTGGACCTGGGGGAGGAAGCCATGTGCCTTCATCCAGAtttgggatggggaggggggagatacAGAGAGGAAGCTTCAGTTTGAACACACATCTCACCTCCCCAGGCACGCAGAATGTGATTGAGGCTTGTGTGCAGACTGGAACACAGTTCCTGGTCTACACGAGCAGCATGGAAGTTGTGGGGCCCAACATCAAAGGCCACCCCTTCTACAGGTGAGCTGAGTTTCACCCCCAAATTTTAAGAGCTCCATCTTCCCTCAGCATTAAGAATCTTCCCTCTCCCCTACTAGGGGCAATGAGGACACCCCATATGAAGCAGTACACAGACACCCCTATCCTTGCAGCAAGGCCCTAGCTGAGCAGCTGGTCCTGGAAGCCAATGGAAGGGAGGTGAGACTGGAGATAAGATGCAGAGCCACGGCAAgctgggcttctttgcatcctgACCTAGgaacctcccttccatttccagcTTGAAGAGGGCAGGCCACTGGGTCTTAGCAGTGCCTACCTTTCTTCTCCAGGTCCATGGGGGGCTGCCCTTGGTGACATGTGCTCTGCGTCCCACTGGCATCTATGGTGAAGGCCACCAGATCATGAGGGACATCTACCACCAGGGCCTGCGCCTAGGAGGCCGGCTCTTCCGGGCTATCCCAGCCTCTGTGGAGCATGGACGGGTCTATGTAGGTGAGGCCTGGGCTAGGCAGGGGGGAGCCTAAGAATGGGGCAGGAACTTTGAGGTTCTGGGAGGTGTGCAGTGTGTACATGGCCCAGGGTATACTACGTGTGGCCCTGTCCACAAAGGCCATCGAGGAAACAGTATCATGCAAGGTGGGAAGGCTGACATAAAAAACATGTCACAGGCTGAAGAGAGGATCGTGCTTACAGAAGCAGCACCCCCCAGGAGACGAGGGGGGCAGCATCTACATAGGCCCAAAGAGGAGGTGGCTTGTGTTTGGGCTGGCCTGGGAGACAGCATCTACATGGTCACAAGGATACTCAGAGGCACATGCACCCCACTTCCCTCATCGGCAGGTAACGTGGCCTGGATGCACGTGCTGGTGGCCCGGGAGCTGGAGCAGCGAGCAGCTCTAATGGGTGGCCAGGTGTACTTCTGCTATGACAAATCACCCTATAAGAGCTATGAGGACTTCAACATGGAGTTCCTGGGCCCCTGTGGACTGCGGCTGGTGGGCACCCGCCCACTGTTGCCCTACTGGCTACTGATGCTTCTAGCTGTGCTCAACGCCCTGCTGCAGTGGCTGCTGCGGCCGCTGCTGCTCTACGCGCCTTTGCTCAACCCCTACACGCTGGCCATGGCCAACACCACCTTCACTGTCAGCACCAACAAGGCTCAGCGCCACTTTGGCTACGAGCCCCTCTTTTCATGGGAGGAGAGCCGGACCCGCACGATCCTCTGGATGCAGGCCAAGGACAGTGTGGCCCAGTGATGGTGGAGctggggcctggagcccagcacAAAACATCCGTCCAGGTCAGAGCCCACAAACCCTGGCTAAGGAAGGAAGGCTGCACTCTAGAGCTAGTGTCCGGTGCCAGTGTTCTGGCTGTCTTAGAGGTCTCCACGTGTTAAATCTATGAGCTTTAAACCTGTGTCCTGATGCCTCTGAGTTCCAGGGAAAGAACTTCTTCACTCTCAAGCCAGGCCTGATGGCTGGTTGGCAAGGGTCTGATTTCCCCAATGTTCTCAACTGCCATCCCATTATTGGCTTTTCGAGCCGGAAGTGGGTACAAGTTCCACAGGCCTCACACTTGCCTTCTGGTGTCCAGGCATGAGCCTCAGGCCTGGATTCTGAGTGAAGAGGCTTTCTGACTCTTCCTACCACCTTCATCCCTCCTTGGAGGCCATACtcccattattttaaaacatcaccTTTAGATGTCTATCTTTTAAGCCTCCTCAATTTTCACTAAGGAAATCTGTATATTTTCACTTCTTCCCACCCTGTACCCAAATTTAGTTCCTGCAATATTGTGAGCTCTCTGCCCGAGGATTCCCAATAATTCTGTACCTGCCCAAGCCTTGTATTAAAACTCCTTATCTATGCCTGTGTCCAGCCGCCTGTGCAGCTCCCTGGCCCGCCTCCCCCCAACGTGTCTTCCCTCCCCGCGGCGCCCGTCCCATGTGGGGACAGAAGGAAGTGAGCACGCAGCACGCCCGCTGTTGGATTGGTTGCTATTTCTCCCGTCCCACAGGGCCCAACCcggcccagggtgggggtgggggctctggggacaggaCATGCAGGGCTGAGGACAGAGGGCAGAATTTTCCTGTGTTTTATCCATTTGCAACTCAGTCACCAATAGAGAAAAATGGGTCTCTGAGGGCTAACAGGAGAGGGTGGCCTGGCTCtgggcccccagccaggccccaagAGTCCTGTCAAGAGGGAAAGAGCTCTAGAAACCAATGGAGAAACAGAGGGGGCAGGGATTCATGTCAGCAAACACAGCTATATCACGTGACACGCCAGCGACACAGAAACACGCCAACGCACACGGCTGCACAGCGGGCAGGGGCAGGTCAGGTAGAAGGGAGCCAGGGGCCACCATCTTGCCCTTTGCAGGGCgggctgggggggcagggtgAATGCATAGAACACATCATGTACACACGCTCCAGACATGGCAAGAGCGCGTGCTGACCCACAGGCACATGGGATGGACACGCGCAGTGTGCTTCATGAAAGGCAGAGCTAGGGTtaaaggagaaggggaagcagtGAGCCCCGGCCAGGCCTGGCACCACCCATGGGGCACACACAgttggaggtggggaagggtgggcagCACACACTCCTCCAAGACCACGTGAAAGACACGAGCCCCAGGCCACACTCCAGGACACACATGGACACAGCAGCCAACAAGCAAACACATCACATGATGTGCGAGACTTGTGCAAGCTTGGGGATAGCAGACCCTCAGGGGCACTCTGGTCTAACTGACGCCCAGAGACGGGCAAGCTACGGGTCTAATGCCACTCAAGGAGGCAGCAGCATCACTCgagccagggccccacccttcTCCCGTGGCCCCAAGGCTGTGAAAGTCTCAGAAACACCTGGGCCGAAAGGGTGTCTTGGTTGGgcagcaggaagggaagagggaaaggggtaGGGGTGCTGGGCCTGCTCTGACATGCCCAGAGAAGTCTGAGGATGGAGCAGGGAGGCCGCAGTGAGGGCAAACTTTCTGTCCTTGAGAAGGACATTCTGGGAATGAACAGGCAGATGCCCCTCTTCAGGACAGCCCCCCTTGGGGTTTACACATACTGGCCACACACAGGTAGGCCCCAAACAGCCAGGAAGGGAAGAGGTTGACTACCTGGGCTGGGGCAAGCATGGGGAGGGTATCATGTTCCAAGTCACCTctgcattctctctctgtctctctctctgtctctctctctcacacacacacacacacacacacacacacgtttcaCATGCAGTGGGACCCTGGGAAATGATCCGCACACTACCCTGAGTCCTTCCCCTGTGCACACGTAGACCCACCCCCAGGGCAGGACACATTCCTGTACTTGTGTTCAGTCCTGTGCATGTGGGTCCTTGTTTCTCAGCCATGGAGTGTGGGGACCTTCTAATGTTGTCCTTTGCTCATGTACCTCCCATCTGCCACCAAATGCACAAAGCCACCTGTACACATGTTGCCTACATCAGGGAGGAGCTGGCCCTTTCCTCACCATCAGGAACCCAGGCCCATGTCCCACCTTCAATCTCACCTCAGTGCGGGGACAGCTATTCCAGACATGTCAGCAAATGGGTCTGGGGAGGAATCCTGGGACTTAGCCCACCCTGAGTGGCTGCTGCCACATTGGCCATTCCAGGGTATCTGCAGGAAACAGTTCCCCGAGCCCAAAGTCCCtggggcagagcccagagcaCCCGGTGGGCTGGTGGGGACCAATACTGGCCTCTCCCTGTTCTGAGGTATGTGATGGAAGGCAGGGACGCTCTCATTTTCGGTCTGGGATAGCCCTCGACATGGTAACATTCTCACAACCCTTCCAGCAGGCATTCCAGGAGGTACTCCTGTGCAAATGGGACTAGGCCTGCGTGGGCACCTTGTGCACATCAGCATGCACgtgtgctcgtgtgtgtgtgcctgggtaTGGTCAGCTACGTGAGGCCTCCTGAGCCTTGGCATGTGTGGGCCAGCTCTCGGGGGTGCAGGCCCGTCCTCtggcagagacacagaggaagaaaagcatcTAGGCGTGTGTGCTTGGGGGCTCTGAGACCTGACAGGGCAGGAAGCGCCAGCTGCACAGTGTTGACGCAGCAGTGTGTGGCCGTGCCAGATATCGGgcagcagctctggggagagagggaggggcaaaTCAATCGGCGTAAACAAACCTGAACGGGGCATGAGTCCTTACAGAGAAACAGGTGCACATATAATATACAGGGGACCAGAAACACTATGTAGAAAGCCTCTGTACATGTACACACCCATTCTCACAGACACAGTCTAGACAGCACAGAGATACAGATTGCTGTGCCCCCCAGAACGGGCGTCCGGTGCATGGCACCGAGGCTCTCTGAGGAGACCCACTAGCAaaccctgacacacacacacgcacacacacacacacacacacacgcagacacacacaggtGTTTCTCACATTGCCTGCTGGGGgaaacatacatgtatataaaagCCAAACTAGGTTATATATACGTGTACACTTCCACTCATGCGGGCTGACCTCCAAGGGTCACGACGTGCACACACTTACGGTCCcccaggacatatgcctggggtGACCAAGCCAGGAAGATTCACTCTGCATCACGCTGGGTGTCTGCCGTGCCCATGTACGTGGGCCTGCCCGAAGCCTCGGGGAATGAGCATCCACATGCTCGCAACCTCCCCGCTAGCAGCAGAGTAGCAGACACGGGGGAGGGGGCGTCAGTGGAAGAAGTGCTATTGTGTTAGATTCAAACACAAAACTCCATGTACACAAATTACGTGCCCACAGATCGaatgtggacacacacacacacacacacacacacttattcaCAGAAGACAGAGCGGGGCTTGGTGGGCTGTTGTGCTATACCCAGCCACAGTCTACACAACAACCAAGTGAGGAGGGGAAGCTCAGACAACCCACAGACTCAAGGTGGGAACAGGAAGGCTGATGAGGTGCTTCTACACATTTCtatgaacatacacacacacgctgGGGTGTCCACTCGTCTTGAGCGTGTGCCGGCGGCATGCATGTTGGTGTGCATGTGTAATCACGCCTGCTGCTATTtatgtgcgggggtgggggtggtccaTGGCACAGTAAGGTCCAGGGACTCCAGGGTCTGATGGGGGGGTAAAGGGGCGGGCTACCTGGGTCTGTCTTGGGGGTGGGCCTGGAGCAGGGGATGGAGTGAAAGGGGCAGTGGGGGTATTGCTCCCAAtgtggtgggggaagggtctgggggaggcaggggtggggggcctaCAAGCCCAGCGTCCCCCCAATGGATGACGCCAAGACCACCCCCAGCACCACACAGCAAATGATGATCATGATTTTCTTCTGTAGGCAGAAAGGGCAATGGgacaggagaaggagagagagacagacagagattcAGACAGAGTGAGAGAAACAGACAGGAAGATGGGGGGGAGGAtatgaggaaaaaggaaaggggagagaaaacagaaaaaggaagaggtCAGAGTCAGAGATAAGGCCTTCCAGGGGATTTCATCACTTGTCTGAGCTCTGGCCTGAATCCAGCCCCGCCCGCCCAGCtccagccctcctgccccccaggcccaTCCACCCTGGCTCACCCTCCGGGCCTTGCTCTGATATCTCACAGCTTTCTTCGTGTCTGACACAGCTCGCTCCACATAGTCCACGGAATGTTCCACGTTGTACTCAATTCGGTCGATCatctcaccctgcagaggggatgtgtatggggaggggtggggctgggctggaagcagggctgggggaggcttCCACGTGGtgtggcagagggcagaggcaaTACCTGGCTTTCCACGAGCATGGCCATGTCCACAAACATGTCATGCAGCTCACGGATGCTGGTTTCCAGTTTGATGATCTCGTTGTGCCTCGTCTCAATCTCATTCAGAGCCTGCTTCGTCATCTGTGAGTCCATTTTGATCTAGGGCGatggtgcgggggtgggggggcagtgaggggagcTGAAGACCACACTTCACTCCCATAAGAGCTCAGAGTCTACAGCCAGAGtatctgggttcaaatctggCTGTCATTCACTAGCTATAACGGTGGGCAAgttttttaacttctctgggccctAGTTTCCCCACCtaaaaaacatggatagtaatAGTGCCCACCCTGtggttgctgtgaagattaaatgagt
This sequence is a window from Phyllostomus discolor isolate MPI-MPIP mPhyDis1 chromosome 3, mPhyDis1.pri.v3, whole genome shotgun sequence. Protein-coding genes within it:
- the HSD3B7 gene encoding 3 beta-hydroxysteroid dehydrogenase type 7, which encodes MADFAQAQKLVYLVTGGCGFLGEHVVRMLLQREPRLRELRIFDLHLGSWLEELKTGTVQVTAIQGDVTQADEVAAAMAGAHVVIHTAGLVDVFGRASPETIHEVNVQGTQNVIEACVQTGTQFLVYTSSMEVVGPNIKGHPFYRGNEDTPYEAVHRHPYPCSKALAEQLVLEANGREVHGGLPLVTCALRPTGIYGEGHQIMRDIYHQGLRLGGRLFRAIPASVEHGRVYVGNVAWMHVLVARELEQRAALMGGQVYFCYDKSPYKSYEDFNMEFLGPCGLRLVGTRPLLPYWLLMLLAVLNALLQWLLRPLLLYAPLLNPYTLAMANTTFTVSTNKAQRHFGYEPLFSWEESRTRTILWMQAKDSVAQ